The Longimicrobium sp. genomic interval GTGCTGGGCGTGCTGATCGTCTCCTTTTCTGTGCACGCATCCCTCACCACGCGCGCAATGGGCCAGCGGTGGGAGAGGATGTTTTTCAGGATCAACCCGCGGCGGAGGATGGTCTCGCCGATGAGCGGCGCCGACTGGCTCAGGCTCCGCTGGCCGTGGCTCCGGCGGCGCTCGGAGGAGCAGGGGAAGCTCATCACCGAGCTCGTGGACACGATCGAGAAGGCGAAGCCGGAGACGATCCGCCGGACCGGCACCACGCCCACGATCACGCACGTCGAACGGGTGCCGGGGTCGGTGCTCGGGCGCTCCGAGAGAGTGATCCATCGGGGCAACATGGAGCGGATGACGCGGATCATCGAGCGGCAGGGGGTCAAGCTCGCCCGGAAGTGGTGCGAGGACAACGAGGTCGAGTTCGTCGGGCTCAGGAACTTCAACAAGGTGCTGAACCGCTTCGACGGCAGCCGCTGGGAAGTAGCCGGAAAGTGGACCTTCCGGTATCGGTGAACCGCTCCTCCGTCGTTCGAGGGTTCGTTTTTCGATAGCTTGGTCGATCGCGCTGGAGACCCATCCGAAACCTGGCCTGCTCGCCGTTGAGAATCCTTACCTGGAACTGCTGCCGCGGGCCGTTCGCGGCGAAGACCGACCTCCTGCGCGCGCTGGCGCCGGACATCGCCGTGGTGCAGGAGTGCGCGCGGCCGGCCGAGGAGTCGCACCGCCTGCGCTGGGTGGGCGACAACCCGCGGCAGGGCGTGGCGGTGATGGGGGGCGACGGCTGGTCCGTCGAGCCGATCGCGGTGGCGGCGGAGACGAAGAAGTGGATCGTCCCGTTCCGCGTCAGCGGGCCGGTGGATTTCACCCTGGTGGCCGTATGGGCGCTGCCGGACCGGAGCAGCTACTCGCGCATGGTCTGCCACGGGATCGACGCGCTGTCGGACCTCGTCTCCAGCGGCCCCACGGTGGTGACGGGCGACTTCAACGCGAACCCCGTCTTCGACGGCAAGCGCAGGGACTGGACGTACGCCACCATCGAGGCGCGGCTGCACGCGCACGAGCTGGCGAGCGCATACCACGAGTTCCACCGCGAGGCGCCGGGCGAGGAGTCGCGCGCCACGTACTACCACATGTGGCGGCGCGACCTCGCCTATCACCTCGACTACTGCTTCGTCCCGCGCGCGTGGCTGCCTCGCATCGCGGACGTCGGCGTCGGCTCGTACGAGGCGTGGGAGGGGCGCAGCGACCACCGGCCGGTGATCATCGATCTCGGGGGAAGCGGGATGGACCGCGTCGGCGCCGAATCCGAAGAAGATCCGACGGTCTCCGCCCCGGCGCCGCGGCCGGGCCGACGAAACACTTGATGGGGGAAGCGCGCGGGCTAGATTGCGCACGGCGCGCAATTCGCATGCAAGGACGCCAGAGAGGCGCCGCACGGTCGCGTTCGCCACTCGCCTTCATCCAGGGAGGAGCCACCCATGAAGCTTCCCCGCCTCGTCTACGGCGGCGCTGCCCCGGCCTCGCTCCAACGTGCCTCGCGGTGGATGCCCGCCCCCGCGCCCGGCGTGGTGCCGCAGACGTGCGAGCAGGGGTGCACGTGCATGACCACGCACGCCGCCGACCTGAACCCGTACCGCTACCAGCCGTGCAGGTCGACCGTCCCCAACCAGCAGTGCATGTGTCTGCGGAGCCGGGACGGGGCGTTCACCTGCGCCGACGCCGAGTCGATGCAGGCCTACCTCGCGCTGCACAACGGTGCGAACCCGGATGGCTGGGGCCTGGCCAACGGCTACGTCTGCCGGGTGGAGCTGGACGACCGGGTTCGCGATCCCATCCTGGTCGGCACCCCCATCTACGTCAACAACTGATCCGGCCGCAACGGGAGCCGACTCGGCGCGAGGTCGGTCTCGTCGCCAGCCGCAGGACACGCGGAGAAGAACCGGACGGCGCGGCGAAGCTCTGCGCTTCCTCCGGCACTTCTCCATTCCTCCGCGTACGCCCCTTCCTTTCCTCCGTCGTCCGCCGCGAACGCCGTGCGGTTTCCGATGGAAGCGGTGCGCGCTACCTTCGTCGCTCCACATCCACCGAAGTCTGCTGAGATGGAACGACGATGACGGACTACGGCACTTCCTCACGACGCGAGGCCCCGGTGGACCTCGCGTCGGTGTTTCTGGGGCCCAAGGCGGAGAACGCCGACGTGTTCGAGCGGCTGCTGCTGGAGGCCGTGCGCGACCACGTGTTCTGGCGCCGCAACTTCCACCCCGAAGATGGCTTCGAGGTCACCGAGGCGCGCAAGCGCACGCCGGCCTACGAGCGCTCCATCACCACCCTGGCGCAGGAGCTGATGGGGTTGCTGGGCGAGCTGAAGGCCGGCGTGCCCTTCTTCAGCCCGCGCTACATCGGGCACATGTCGAGCGACCTGACGATGGCCAGCCTCGTCGGGTACTTCGCCACCCTGCTGTACAACCCCAACAACGTGGCCGCCGAGGCCAGCCCGGTGACCACGCGCATGGAGCTGGAGGTGGCCGACCAGCTGGCGCGGATGATCGGCTACGATCCCCCGCGCCACTGGGGCCACCTCACCTCCGGCGGCACCGTCGCCAACTTCGAGGCGCTCTGGGTCGCCCGGAACGTGAAGTATCTCCCCGTCGCGGTGCGCTGGGCCGCGGACGAGCTGAGTCTCGCCGACGTGGGCGTGCGCCTTCCCGCCGGCGGCGGCGCGGACCTGCGCGCGATGGACCTCTGGCAGCTGCTCAACGTCACGCCGACGGACGCGCTGGACCTGGTCGAGCACTTCCGCGAGCGCGTGGGCGACCCGAACGCCGCCGCGGCGGCGGTGACGCGGCACTCGCTTGCCGGGCTCGGCTACCAGGAGTTCGGCCGCCGCCTGGCCGCGCAGTTCGGCGACTCGCTGCCGGCCGCGGCGGTGCTGGTGCCGTCGACCGCGCACTACTCGTGGGAGAAGATCTGCCGCGCCCTGGGGATCGGCGGGGCGCAGCTGGTGCACGTGCCCGTCGACCGCCGCTTCCGCATGGACCCCGACGCGCTGCGGGCGGGGCTCGCGACGCTGGCGGAGAGTCGGCAGCCGGTGATCGCCTGCATCTCGGTGATCGGGACCACGGAGGAAAGCGCCGTCGACCGGCTCGACCTCGTGGCCGAGGTGCGGGACGAGGCGGCGCGGCGGCACGGGGTGGCGTTCCATCTCCATGCCGACGCGGCGTGGGGCGGCTATGCGGCGTCGATCACGCTGGGCGCCGACGGCGAGCGGCGCAGCTACGAGCAGGCGCTGGCCGACTACGCGCCCGAGCCGTGGCCCGAGGAGGGCGTGTACCGCGCGCTGGCGGCGCTGGGGCGCACCGACTCGGTCACCATCGATCCGCACAAGCTGGGGTTCGTGCCCTACCCGGCGGGCGCGGTCAGCTTCCGCGACGTGCGCGTGCGCGACCTGGTGGCGGTGGAGGCGCCGTACGTGTTCCACGAGGGCGGGAACGCGGCGTCGTACATCGGCCGCTTCATCCTCGAGGGCAGCAAGCCCGGCGCGGCGGCCGCGGCGGTGTGGATGAGCCACAAGGTTCTGCCGCTGGACGCGCGCGGATATGGCCGCCTGGTGGGCGAGACGGCGCGCGGCGCGCACCTCCTGCACCGCCGCATCTCCGCGGGCGACTGGGCGCCGTTCCGGCTGGTGCCGCTCCCCGAGCCCGACCTCAACATCGTCTGCTTCGCGGTGGGCCACCCGTCGCTGGCCACGCTGGAGGAGACGAACGCGCTGGCGGACCGCGTCTACGGCGCCATGAGCGTGGCGGCCGGGCGGTCGGCGCGCGACCTGGAGTACGTGGTGACGAAGACGGTGCTGCGCGCGCACGAATACGGACGCGCCGCGGAGCCCATCGTGCGCGCGCTCGGCTTCACCTTCGACGACTACGAGCGCGCGGGCGGCGTGGCGGTGATCCGCTGCACGGTGATGGATCCGTTCTTCGCGGCGGGGCGGGGGAGGGAGGACTTCGTGGCCGGCTTCGCGCGCGCCCTCCGCAGGGTTCTGGAGCAGGTTCTCTGAAAAGAATGGGCTCACGCAGAGTCAGCAGAGTCAGCAGTTGAACTGCAGTTTACTGCTGACCCTGCTAACTCTGCGTGAGGCAATTCTGTTTGGATGGGTGGAATAGAAACGGCGGCCGCACCACGCACGGGTGCGGCCGCCGCTCCTTCTGTCCCCTGTCCCCTACGACTCGTCCTCGCGGGCGGCGCGCAGGTACTCGGCCAGCGAGGCGGGCGTCAGGTTCGAGAGCTGGCGCACGATGTCGGCGATCTGCTCGGCGACGGGGGCCTTCGGGTCGCGCGTCAGCTCGTCGTCGAAGTCGAAGGCGGCGGGCTCGTCGTCTTCCTCGTCCTCCTCGGGCGGCGAGGTGAGGTCGAGCCCGCTCAGCGGCTGGAACACCAGCGTCACGCCGAGCGCCGAAGGC includes:
- a CDS encoding endonuclease/exonuclease/phosphatase family protein gives rise to the protein MRILTWNCCRGPFAAKTDLLRALAPDIAVVQECARPAEESHRLRWVGDNPRQGVAVMGGDGWSVEPIAVAAETKKWIVPFRVSGPVDFTLVAVWALPDRSSYSRMVCHGIDALSDLVSSGPTVVTGDFNANPVFDGKRRDWTYATIEARLHAHELASAYHEFHREAPGEESRATYYHMWRRDLAYHLDYCFVPRAWLPRIADVGVGSYEAWEGRSDHRPVIIDLGGSGMDRVGAESEEDPTVSAPAPRPGRRNT
- a CDS encoding pyridoxal-dependent decarboxylase; its protein translation is MTDYGTSSRREAPVDLASVFLGPKAENADVFERLLLEAVRDHVFWRRNFHPEDGFEVTEARKRTPAYERSITTLAQELMGLLGELKAGVPFFSPRYIGHMSSDLTMASLVGYFATLLYNPNNVAAEASPVTTRMELEVADQLARMIGYDPPRHWGHLTSGGTVANFEALWVARNVKYLPVAVRWAADELSLADVGVRLPAGGGADLRAMDLWQLLNVTPTDALDLVEHFRERVGDPNAAAAAVTRHSLAGLGYQEFGRRLAAQFGDSLPAAAVLVPSTAHYSWEKICRALGIGGAQLVHVPVDRRFRMDPDALRAGLATLAESRQPVIACISVIGTTEESAVDRLDLVAEVRDEAARRHGVAFHLHADAAWGGYAASITLGADGERRSYEQALADYAPEPWPEEGVYRALAALGRTDSVTIDPHKLGFVPYPAGAVSFRDVRVRDLVAVEAPYVFHEGGNAASYIGRFILEGSKPGAAAAAVWMSHKVLPLDARGYGRLVGETARGAHLLHRRISAGDWAPFRLVPLPEPDLNIVCFAVGHPSLATLEETNALADRVYGAMSVAAGRSARDLEYVVTKTVLRAHEYGRAAEPIVRALGFTFDDYERAGGVAVIRCTVMDPFFAAGRGREDFVAGFARALRRVLEQVL